In Ferribacterium limneticum, a genomic segment contains:
- a CDS encoding electron transfer flavoprotein subunit alpha/FixB family protein: protein MSILVIAEHDNQNIKAATLNTISAATRLGSNVHVLIAGVNCDPAAQQASRLQGVVKVLVADAAHYAEQTAENVAALVVATATGYTHLLAPATSFGKNIMPRVAALLDVAQISDVVAIEGSDTFVRPIYAGNVLATVKSSDLTKVITIRTTAFDAAVVGGSAPVEALGPASDEGRTCLVSRELTKSERPELGAAKIIVSGGRGVGSGENYHKLLEPLADKLKAALGASRAAVDAGYVPNDFQVGQTGKIVAPQLYIAVGISGAIQHLAGMKDSKVIVAINKDTDAPIFQVADYGLVGDLFEVVPQLTDAIG, encoded by the coding sequence ATGTCCATTCTCGTCATTGCAGAGCACGACAATCAAAATATCAAGGCTGCCACCCTCAATACCATCTCTGCCGCCACCCGGTTGGGGAGCAATGTCCATGTTTTGATTGCCGGTGTTAATTGTGATCCTGCCGCACAGCAGGCCAGCAGGCTGCAGGGGGTCGTCAAGGTGCTCGTCGCCGATGCCGCACATTACGCCGAGCAGACCGCCGAGAACGTTGCCGCGCTTGTTGTTGCTACTGCCACTGGCTACACCCATCTTTTGGCACCAGCCACATCTTTCGGCAAGAACATCATGCCACGGGTCGCAGCATTGCTGGACGTCGCACAAATCTCCGATGTTGTTGCCATCGAAGGGAGCGACACCTTCGTCCGTCCCATCTATGCCGGCAATGTCTTGGCAACGGTGAAAAGTAGTGATCTGACCAAGGTTATCACCATCCGCACCACCGCATTTGATGCTGCGGTTGTAGGTGGCAGCGCACCTGTTGAGGCTCTTGGTCCTGCCTCTGACGAGGGCAGGACTTGTCTGGTCAGTCGAGAGCTAACCAAGTCCGAACGTCCTGAACTCGGTGCCGCCAAGATCATCGTATCGGGTGGGCGTGGGGTCGGTAGTGGCGAGAATTATCACAAGCTTCTCGAGCCTCTGGCCGACAAGCTAAAAGCCGCCTTAGGCGCATCGCGCGCTGCGGTTGACGCGGGTTATGTGCCGAACGACTTCCAGGTCGGACAGACAGGAAAGATTGTCGCGCCGCAGCTTTACATCGCTGTGGGTATTTCCGGCGCCATCCAGCACCTGGCCGGCATGAAGGATTCCAAGGTGATTGTCGCAATCAACAAGGACACCGATGCGCCAATCTTCCAAGTGGCCGATTACGGGCTGGTGGGGGACTTGTTCGAGGTCGTCCCGCAACTTACCGATGCTATTGGCTGA
- a CDS encoding electron transfer flavoprotein subunit beta/FixA family protein — MKILVPVKRVVDYNVKVRVKTDGSGVDLANVKMSMNPFDEIAIEEAVRLKEAGIATEVIAVSCGATACQETIRTALAMGADRGILVESDTELQPLAVAKLLKVLCDKEQPQLVICGKQAIDDDANQVGQMLAALSGWPQATFASKVVIADGKAKVTREIDGGLETLEITLPAVVTTDLRLNEPRYATLPNIMKAKKKPLDIVKASDQGVDIVSRLTTLKLAEPSKRSAGIKVADVAELVNKLKNEAKVI, encoded by the coding sequence ATGAAGATTCTTGTCCCCGTGAAGCGGGTGGTCGATTACAACGTCAAGGTACGTGTCAAGACCGATGGGTCTGGCGTTGATCTCGCGAACGTCAAGATGTCGATGAATCCCTTCGATGAAATAGCGATAGAAGAGGCCGTTCGACTGAAAGAGGCTGGCATCGCGACGGAAGTGATTGCCGTTTCCTGTGGTGCTACAGCCTGTCAGGAGACCATTCGCACTGCGCTGGCGATGGGAGCTGACCGGGGCATCCTGGTCGAAAGCGATACCGAGTTGCAGCCCCTCGCTGTGGCAAAGCTATTGAAGGTGCTGTGTGACAAGGAGCAACCTCAGCTGGTTATCTGCGGAAAGCAGGCAATCGATGATGATGCAAACCAGGTCGGACAGATGTTAGCTGCGCTTTCCGGCTGGCCACAGGCGACCTTCGCTTCAAAGGTCGTCATTGCGGACGGAAAGGCCAAGGTCACGCGAGAAATTGACGGCGGCTTGGAGACCCTGGAGATCACATTGCCGGCCGTAGTCACTACGGACCTGCGCCTTAATGAACCGCGCTACGCGACACTGCCCAACATCATGAAGGCAAAGAAGAAGCCACTTGACATTGTCAAAGCCAGCGATCAGGGGGTCGATATTGTGTCGCGGCTGACCACGCTAAAGCTCGCCGAGCCGTCAAAGCGCAGTGCAGGAATCAAGGTCGCCGATGTCGCCGAACTGGTCAATAAGTTGAAAAACGAAGCAAAGGTAATCTGA